A DNA window from Helianthus annuus cultivar XRQ/B chromosome 15, HanXRQr2.0-SUNRISE, whole genome shotgun sequence contains the following coding sequences:
- the LOC110911270 gene encoding uncharacterized protein LOC110911270 produces the protein MSSFWKDNYFGNRYSNDTWGSNAANEEEEVVSGVPVDQETQLPDLNKTPTPPVDEPNYPVHQVCSDYGYGYESPYVQQSGYGAENAPVDEPNYPVHQVCPDYGYGYESPYVQQSGYGAENAPVDEPYYPSQPSYPGYGVYGDEGGYGSYSGYGGDGGYGGEGGYSGYGGYSVYDSVYDRYRDEVGYGYESRNTSLYEPSTPSNPFQVNERFMSLTDLKNWVQETGKDNGYVIVTRRSKNIGGTTGMVWLVCDRSGEHRSKATVRKAGSKKIGCPFSLLAIRDVTNDTWELKVDCANHNHEPTTSLLGHAFVRRFTKAEYKLVEQLTAQNMEPRIIFQTLRKQFPDSLHVQKDVQNAVQKIRATIMDGKNPIQALESLLHDRRFIYDTRQDPKTDVVTEIFFVHPYSITMWRAFPHVMLIDATYKTNLYNMPFVQVVGMTSTGKSFCIAHAVICKERRGNYVWVLERIKSILHECMMPRVIVTDRELALINACSKVFPNAKRLLCHFHIQQNIARKCKEGFDKEDWGKFMSYWRTLCESSSEPMYKYNLEKMYNRLVVANRESVYDYVYENWLKDYKEMFVYAWTDKCRNFGQRTTNRVESQHANLKRYITRGSSLERIARCIIDIVETQYDEIQKSFTESIEKTMNHHRHRMLDNLRGKVSHEALDLLEKELLRKMDVLRKLNASCGCHMWLSKGLPCACRLENYNRTGRIIQLDEIDVFWRKLDLLPCKLVDEEVDIVAELNNVRQHLEAQSPVQQKSMLSKIKAVFTPKSSTKKPPIVQQNTRGRPTSKKVQERLDEAARLDQAARYSSYGDDSNVITASPKHKYDLPRHSSYVPSEGSRRTGSFVKSEKPKMQPNSSTSSKKKETRDDKVFPLIKGDEHLLCIKRFKNQIPSEFRSYISRIQDVTPDGHCGYRSVAVGLGFTEHAWPNIRRDLLLEIDHNKPRWKHVFETYNEGDFKRIRKSIEWHSVKGCDGSHWMEMPHVGLLIAQRYNIVLHVLSIEWSSTIFPLTDAPLDPRPQAITLVHVHGGHFIHAKLEGDYPMPLVNPMWSAHRSIAAKRWEEMYTPQLEHYYELMHPKSDRDKDREPSLNVIED, from the exons atgtcatcattttggaaggataattatttcggtaatcgctattctaacgacacatggggatcaaatgctgccaatgaggaggaggaggttgtgtctggagtccctgttgatcaagaaacacagttgccagacttgaacaagactcccactccacctgttgatgaaccaaattacCCGGTGCATCAAGTGTGTTCAGATTACGGATACGGGTATGAATCTCCGTACGTGCAACAAAGTGGATACGGTGCTGAGaatgcacctgttgatgaaccaaattaTCCGGTGCATCAAGTGTGTCCAGATTACGGATACGGGTATGAATCTCCGTACGTGCAACAAAGTGGATACGGTGCTGAGaatgcacctgttgatgaaccatattacccgTCGCAGCCATCGTATCCGGGTTATGGGGTATACGGGGACGAAGGTGGATACGGAAGTTACAGTGGAtacggtggtgatggtggatacgggggtgaaggtggttaCAGTGGATATGGGGGCTACAGTGTATACGACAGTGTATACGATAGATATAGGGATGAAGTTGGATATGGTTATGAGTCCCGTAACACATCACTTTATGAACCATCTACCCCGAGCAATCCATTTCAAGTAAATGAG cgtttcatgtctctaactgatttgaagaattgggtacaagaaacGGGAAAGGATAATGGTTACGTAATTGTTACCCGCCGATCAAAAAATATTGGCGGTACTACTGGGATGGTATGGCTTGTGTGCGACCGTAGTGGTGAACACCGTAGTAAAGCAACAGTTAGGAAAGCTGGTAGCAAAAAAATCGGCTGCCCGTTTTCATTACTCGCCATCCGGGACGTGACGAACGACACGTGGGAGTTAAAAGTGGACTGTGCGAACCATAACCACGAACCTACGACGAGTCTGTTGGGCCACGCTTTTGTGCGAAGATTCACTAAAGCCGAATACAAGCTAGTGGAGCAGCTAactgctcaaaacatggagccacgTATCATATTTCAAACCCTAAGAAAGCAGTTCCCCGACAGCCTGCACGTTCAGAAAGACGTGCAAAATGCGGTACAAAAAATTAGAGCGACAATAATGGACGGAAAGAATCCTATTCAGGCACTGGAAAGCCTGCTGCATGACCGCCGATTCATTTACGACACCCGACAAGATCCCAAAACAGATGTCGTAACAGAGATTTTCTTTGTTCATCCTTATTCAATCActatgtggcgtgcattcccgcaCGTGATGTTGATCGACGCGACCTACAAAACAAACCTCTACAACATGCCATTTGTCCAGGTTGTGGGTATGACGTCGACTGGGAAGTCTTTTTGTATCGCACATGCCGTTATTTGTAAGGAACGAAGGGGTAACTACGTGTGGGTGCTTGAGCGGATCAAGTCAATATTGCATGAATGTATGATGCCGCGTGTGATAGTCACGGATAGGGAGCTTGCCCTGATAAACGCGTGTTCTAAAGTATTCCCGAACGCAAAAAGGCTTCTATGCCACTTTCACATCCAACAAAATATAGCTAGAAAGTGCAAGGAAGGGTTCGATAAAGAAGATTGGGGGAAATTTATGTCGTACTGGCGGACATTGTGCGAATCTTCATCAGAGCCCATGTACAAGTACAACTTGGAGAAAATGTATAACCGACTCGTGGTTGCCAACCGAGAAA gTGTCTATGATTACGTCTACGAAAACTGGCTCAAAGACTATAAAGAAATGTTCGTTTATGCGTGGACCGATAAGTGTCGCAACTTTGGTCAGCGCACCAccaacagagttgagagccagcACGCAAATTTAAAAAGATACATTACGCGCGGGAGTTCATTGGAGCGAATAGCAAGATGCATCATTGATATAGTTGAAACTCAGTATGATGAAATACAAAAAAGTTTCACTGAGAGCATCGAAAAAACGATGAACCACCATAGACACCGAATGTTGGACAACCTACGTGGAAAGGTTTCCCATGAAGCACTTGATTTGCTGGAAAAAGagctactgaggaagatggatgtgTTGCGGAAACTTAACGCATCATGTGGTTGCCATATGTGGCTTAGCAAAGGATTGCCGTGTGCTTGTAGACTGGAAAACTACAACCGTAcag GGCGTATAATACAACTCGACGAGATAGATGTATTCTGGCGCAAGCTTGACTTGCTCCCTTGTAAACTGGTAGACGAGGAGGTCGATATTGTAGCAGAGCTCAATAATGTGCGGCAACATTTAGAGGCGCAGTCCCCCGTTCAACAAAAGAGTATGCTTTCAAAGATAAAAGCGGTTTTCACCCCAAAATCGTCAACCAAGAAACCACCGATCGTCCAGCAAAACACTCGCGGTCGGCCTACATCAAAGAAAGTACAAGAAAGGCTAGATGAAGCTGCGAGGTTAGACCAAGCTGCGAGATACAGCTCCTATGGCGATGACAGCAACGTAATTACCGCTTCCCCCAAGCATAAGTACGATTTACCCCGACACAGCTCATACGTACCGTCAGAGGGCTCTCGTCGAACTGGTTCGTTTGTGaagtctgaaaaacctaaaatgcAACCAAACAGTtcaacaagttctaaaaagaagGAGACGAGGGATGATAAGGTTTTTCCATTAATAAAAGGGGACGAGCACTTGTTATGCATTAAGAGGTTTAAGAATCAAATTCCATCAGAGTTTCGCTCTTACATATCGCGTATACAAGATGTGACCCCAGACGGTCATTGTGGGTACAGGTCTGTGGCTGTTGGGTTAGGTTTTACGGAACACGCATGGCCCAATATTCGTAGAGATTTACTACTGGAGATTGACCATAACAAACCGCGTTGGAAGCATGTATTCGAAACATATAACGAAGGAGACTTTAAACGAATACGTAAGAGCATCGAATGGCATTCAGTGAAAGGGTGCGATGGAAGTCACTGGATGGAAATGCCCCACGTAGGGCTTCTCATAGCGCAAAGGTATAATATTGTCCTCCACGTGCTAAGCATTGAATGGAGCTCTACCATCTTCCCATTAACGGATGCCCCACTAGATCCACGACCTCAAGCGATAACGCTTGTACATGTTCACGGGGGACACTTCATACATGCTAAGTTGGAAGGAGACTACCCCATGCCTTTAGTGAACCCGATGTGGTCGGCACATCGATCAATAGCTGCGAAACGGTGGGAAGAAATGTATACACCGCAGTTAGAGCACTACTACGAGTTAATGCATCCTAAATCAGACCGAGACAAAGACAGAGAACCGAGTTTAAATGTTATCGAAGATTAA